From Mucilaginibacter gotjawali:
ATTGCCTGTATATGTACAGCCTGCCTGCCCTGTGGAAGGTTATTTATGGCAGCCTGGTTATTGGGCTTACGATGATGCAGACGGTTATTATTGGGTGCCCGGCGTGTGGGTAGCCCCACCAACACCCGGTTATTTATGGACACCAGCCTACTGGGGTTACGAAGGCGGCTTTTACGGTTTCCATGCCGGCTACTGGGGTCCGCACGTAGGTTTTTATGGAGGCATTAACTATGGTTTCGGCTATGGAGGCGTTGGTTTTTATGGCGGCAACTGGGAAGGCGGACGTTTCCGCTACAATACAGCCGTTGTTAATGTAAACACTACAGTGATACATAACACTTATGTTGACCGCACGGTTATTAACAATATTACCGTAAATAACCATACCAGTTTTAATGGCCCCGGTGGGATCCAGGCAAGGCCGAGGCCCGAAGAAGTTGCGGCAATGCACGAGCAGCACGTTCAGCCAACAGCAGAACAATTGGCTCACCAGCAGCACGCCAGTCAGGATAAAAGCCAGTTTGCAAAAGTAAACGGCGGGCATCCAACAGCGGCTGTTATGGATAAAGTTGGCGGCAAACCGATGAACGAGCGCGGACAGGTTGCCACCAATTCAAAATTGGGCAACCCGAATGCAAATCCTAACCAAAATAACCCCGACCGGCCAAACGCCGGCAATCCGAACAGGCCTGCAAATCAACCAAACAGGACTAACATTAATAACCCGAACCGGCCTGCCAACCAGCCAAATGCCGTTAAACCGCAAAATAACGGTACGCCAGGGCAACCTCAACCCCGCGTACAGCAGCCACGTGTACAACCACAAAGGGTGCAGCCGCAGCGCGCAAGGCCGCAACCAAAACAGCAGCCACAAAAACAGAAAGAACGTTAATATAACGTGCATTTTTTTTAAATAGAAAACCCCGGCTTTCAGCAAACCGGGGTTTTTATTTTATCTGCAAATTTTCTTTGTCGTTAGTTCATCCGGTAAGGTGCAACCAGGTAAAATT
This genomic window contains:
- a CDS encoding YXWGXW repeat-containing protein, with the translated sequence MKKIEKLILLICVVLFTASAANAQVSIGISVRIAPPELPVYVQPACPVEGYLWQPGYWAYDDADGYYWVPGVWVAPPTPGYLWTPAYWGYEGGFYGFHAGYWGPHVGFYGGINYGFGYGGVGFYGGNWEGGRFRYNTAVVNVNTTVIHNTYVDRTVINNITVNNHTSFNGPGGIQARPRPEEVAAMHEQHVQPTAEQLAHQQHASQDKSQFAKVNGGHPTAAVMDKVGGKPMNERGQVATNSKLGNPNANPNQNNPDRPNAGNPNRPANQPNRTNINNPNRPANQPNAVKPQNNGTPGQPQPRVQQPRVQPQRVQPQRARPQPKQQPQKQKER